A window of Leptospira brenneri contains these coding sequences:
- a CDS encoding ammonium transporter, giving the protein MKRFGILFSLAVLLVASSLGAEETESNKESLETLAKEMASIKASLDETKLALETTKQESNWVWTCIAAFLVFFMQAGFAYVEAGFTRAKNAVNILMKNFSDLTVGAIAYWVIGFSIMFGPQVLTGFGVGVPAFAESLINAEDGSMDPSKYTFFIFQIVFAATAATIVSGAMAERTKFSAYLVFSIIITAFIYPIFGSFAWGSLLGISSGFLETLGLGGGEGVGFHDFAGSTVVHSVGAWAGLAGAIVVGPRMGKFQTDGRVYPILGHNMSMAALGVFILWFGWFGFNPGSTTSIEGGNFARIAVVTHMSACAGAISAMILTWLLFKKPEIGLTLNGGLAGLVAITAPCDVVSITGAVVIGAVAGILVIISVLFLDKIKIDDPVGAVSVHGVCGAWGTLSVGLFSLETGLFAGAGFAQFAAQAIGVVTAFLWAFPTSFLMFYVIKWTMGLRVSEEEELLGLDILEHGNEAYPVSK; this is encoded by the coding sequence ATGAAACGATTTGGGATATTATTTAGTTTAGCAGTCCTTCTGGTTGCTTCCTCTTTGGGAGCCGAAGAAACTGAAAGTAACAAAGAGAGTCTAGAAACATTGGCAAAAGAAATGGCAAGTATCAAAGCGTCCTTAGATGAGACCAAACTTGCTTTAGAAACAACAAAACAGGAATCAAATTGGGTGTGGACCTGCATCGCAGCCTTTCTTGTATTTTTTATGCAGGCTGGTTTCGCTTATGTGGAAGCAGGGTTCACAAGGGCAAAAAATGCGGTGAATATTTTAATGAAAAACTTCTCTGACTTAACCGTCGGAGCTATCGCCTATTGGGTGATTGGTTTTTCCATTATGTTTGGACCGCAAGTCTTAACTGGATTTGGAGTGGGTGTTCCGGCTTTTGCGGAAAGCCTGATCAATGCGGAAGATGGAAGTATGGATCCTTCCAAATACACTTTCTTTATCTTTCAAATTGTATTTGCTGCTACTGCCGCAACAATCGTATCAGGAGCCATGGCGGAGAGGACAAAGTTCTCCGCTTATTTGGTCTTTTCAATTATCATCACCGCTTTCATTTATCCGATCTTTGGATCTTTTGCTTGGGGAAGTCTCCTTGGAATTTCTTCAGGATTTTTGGAAACCTTGGGTCTTGGTGGTGGAGAAGGAGTTGGATTTCACGACTTCGCAGGTTCAACCGTTGTCCATAGTGTGGGCGCCTGGGCTGGGTTAGCTGGTGCGATCGTGGTAGGTCCACGTATGGGAAAATTCCAAACGGATGGGAGAGTGTATCCAATCTTAGGACACAATATGTCCATGGCGGCTCTCGGTGTTTTTATCCTTTGGTTTGGTTGGTTCGGGTTCAACCCTGGGTCCACGACTTCGATTGAAGGTGGAAATTTTGCAAGGATTGCCGTTGTGACTCATATGTCAGCCTGTGCTGGCGCCATTTCAGCAATGATCCTTACTTGGCTATTATTCAAAAAACCGGAAATCGGCTTAACGTTGAATGGAGGTCTGGCAGGGCTTGTAGCAATTACCGCTCCTTGCGATGTAGTAAGTATCACTGGGGCTGTGGTGATCGGTGCCGTTGCCGGTATCCTTGTGATCATCTCTGTGCTTTTTCTCGATAAAATCAAAATTGATGATCCTGTGGGAGCGGTCTCCGTTCATGGAGTTTGTGGGGCTTGGGGAACCTTATCTGTCGGTCTATTCAGCCTAGAAACAGGATTATTTGCTGGAGCCGGTTTTGCTCAGTTTGCGGCGCAGGCCATCGGCGTGGTCACTGCATTCTTATGGGCATTCCCGACAAGTTTTCTCATGTTTTATGTAATCAAGTGGACAATGGGATTACGCGTTTCCGAAGAAGAAGAGTTATTAGGACTCGATATTTTAGAACACGGAAACGAAGCTTACCCAGTTTCCAAATAG
- a CDS encoding glutamate-5-semialdehyde dehydrogenase, translating into MADDPTNYAKSLATKAKLASRSLKGLTTLEKNSVLRRVEELLFANEAAIIEKNQLDMKNGKEKGLSPSMMDRLLLDSKRIKGMAKSIEEIRNLPDPVGEVVRGTILPNGLELLTKRVPIGVVMTIFESRPNVIIDIASLSFKSGNACILRGGSEAFHSNSILSSLFHKAIEEAKLPGVSKDVVTFVENTNREAMVPFFQLEDLIDVIVPRGGEALIRFVSENSKIPVIKHDKGVTNLYLSDKANPEIVFPILVNSKVQRPGVCNALENLFIHKDYPNITGLLSELETSGIQILGDSAIQNLLPSAKLASEDDFYTEFLDTRLSVRIVSSVSEAMENIRKYSSGHTECILSEDVSEIQIFQKELDSAAIFVNCSTRFHDGGEYGLGAEVGISTGKLHVRGPMGLIHLTTTTTYVTGSGQVRG; encoded by the coding sequence ATGGCAGACGATCCTACAAACTATGCAAAATCATTAGCCACCAAAGCTAAGTTAGCGAGTCGGTCCCTAAAGGGCTTAACTACTTTAGAAAAAAACTCGGTTCTAAGACGAGTGGAAGAACTTCTCTTCGCAAACGAAGCTGCTATCATTGAAAAAAATCAATTGGATATGAAAAATGGAAAAGAGAAAGGACTCTCTCCTTCCATGATGGACCGACTCCTCCTTGATTCCAAACGAATTAAAGGAATGGCAAAAAGTATCGAAGAAATTCGGAATCTCCCTGATCCGGTTGGTGAAGTGGTTCGGGGAACAATTTTACCCAATGGACTTGAACTTCTCACCAAACGCGTGCCAATCGGTGTGGTGATGACAATTTTTGAATCAAGACCCAATGTCATTATTGATATTGCTTCCTTGTCGTTTAAATCGGGCAATGCCTGTATTCTACGAGGAGGATCGGAAGCCTTTCATTCCAATTCAATTCTCTCTTCTTTATTCCATAAAGCCATTGAAGAAGCAAAACTTCCTGGTGTTTCCAAAGATGTTGTCACCTTTGTAGAAAATACAAATCGAGAAGCGATGGTTCCTTTTTTCCAATTAGAAGATCTGATAGATGTGATTGTTCCCCGAGGTGGAGAAGCCCTCATTCGTTTTGTTTCTGAAAATAGTAAAATCCCTGTTATCAAACACGATAAAGGTGTTACGAATCTCTATTTATCAGACAAAGCAAATCCTGAAATTGTATTTCCCATTCTTGTAAACTCCAAAGTCCAAAGGCCTGGGGTTTGTAATGCCTTGGAGAATTTATTCATCCATAAAGATTATCCAAATATTACAGGATTACTTTCCGAATTAGAAACTTCTGGAATTCAAATTTTAGGGGATTCTGCCATTCAAAATCTACTTCCTTCCGCAAAACTAGCGTCAGAGGATGATTTTTATACAGAATTTTTGGACACAAGACTGAGTGTTCGCATCGTTTCCTCAGTTTCAGAAGCAATGGAAAATATCCGAAAGTATAGCTCGGGTCATACGGAATGTATTTTATCTGAAGATGTTTCTGAGATCCAAATCTTCCAAAAGGAATTAGATAGTGCAGCTATTTTTGTAAATTGTTCTACAAGGTTTCATGATGGTGGTGAGTATGGACTTGGTGCTGAGGTAGGAATTTCCACCGGGAAACTTCATGTTCGTGGACCCATGGGACTTATCCACCTAACAACTACAACAACCTATGTCACAGGAAGTGGACAAGTCCGCGGTTAA
- a CDS encoding ribosomal-processing cysteine protease Prp, translating to MIYSKIFKDLGGKIAGIQLEGHSPTDFGSKGENLLCAGVSTLVQSAHSYLASQSSLESEEKRDGYLKFLVKQNQRDGYQSLLSMVAFGLKSLEHSHSQAISIQDEIIKG from the coding sequence TTGATTTATAGTAAGATTTTTAAAGATTTAGGAGGGAAGATCGCAGGAATCCAACTGGAAGGACATTCTCCCACGGACTTTGGTTCGAAAGGCGAAAATCTTTTGTGTGCAGGAGTTTCCACTCTCGTTCAGAGTGCTCACTCATATTTAGCATCACAAAGCAGTTTGGAATCGGAAGAAAAAAGAGACGGGTATTTAAAGTTTTTAGTAAAACAAAATCAACGAGATGGTTACCAAAGCCTACTCTCCATGGTTGCGTTTGGATTAAAAAGTTTAGAACACTCTCATTCCCAAGCGATTTCCATCCAAGACGAAATAATAAAGGGGTAA
- the typA gene encoding translational GTPase TypA, whose translation MEIRNIAIIAHVDHGKTTLTDCILRHTGAVTAKEDRERLMDSNALEQEKGITILAKNTSVKYKGTRINIVDTPGHADFGGEVERVLSMTDCTLLLVDAFDGPMPQTRFVLGKSLQLGHRPIVVVNKVDREGARPGYSVDKVFDLFSDLGATEEQLDFPIIYASAKQGWAVNQLSEVPGSNIEPLLDKVLEHVAAVKSESDKALQFQVTALDYNEYVGRIAIGKIYQGTMKKGADVTLAKTNGTTANYKITKLYGYEGLTRYEIDEAGSGDIVAMAGIPDVFIGDTVCDLGNPLPLPAIQVEEPTVSMFFMVNNSPFAGKEGKFVTTRNLRERLDRELETNVALRLEETEDKDRFKILGRGELHLSILIENMRREGYELQVSRPEVIIKQNEAGEKIEPYETLVMDLPDQYSGACIQELNRRKGELTGMDAHTSGITRVEYVIPTRGLIGFRGHFISETRGEGVMSSRFLRFDKYKGEIPGRKNGALISMDSGESTAYALWKVQERGELFIEPQVAVYPGMILGMNSRDSDLEVNPVREKKLTNVRASGSDEAIRLVPPKRLTLEQSIEFLDDDELLEVTPASLRLRKKVLDASMRKRSSGGR comes from the coding sequence ATGGAAATTCGCAACATCGCCATCATCGCACACGTCGACCACGGTAAGACGACACTCACTGATTGTATCCTTCGCCATACGGGCGCCGTAACCGCAAAAGAAGACCGAGAAAGACTCATGGATTCCAACGCATTGGAACAGGAAAAAGGGATTACCATCCTTGCTAAAAACACCTCGGTAAAATACAAAGGCACTCGCATTAATATCGTAGACACTCCAGGTCACGCGGACTTCGGAGGGGAAGTGGAACGAGTTCTGTCCATGACAGACTGCACACTTTTACTTGTCGATGCTTTCGACGGGCCCATGCCACAAACTCGGTTTGTTCTAGGAAAATCACTCCAACTCGGACACAGACCAATCGTGGTTGTAAACAAAGTAGACCGTGAAGGTGCAAGACCTGGATACTCAGTAGACAAAGTATTTGATTTGTTTAGTGATCTAGGTGCCACCGAAGAACAATTAGACTTCCCTATCATCTATGCTTCTGCAAAACAAGGTTGGGCAGTAAACCAACTTTCTGAAGTCCCAGGTTCTAACATCGAACCACTTCTCGACAAAGTTTTGGAACATGTTGCTGCCGTTAAAAGTGAAAGCGACAAAGCCCTCCAATTCCAAGTAACAGCTCTTGATTATAATGAATACGTAGGTCGTATCGCGATTGGTAAAATTTACCAAGGGACTATGAAAAAAGGTGCCGATGTAACACTCGCAAAAACCAACGGAACCACTGCGAATTATAAAATCACTAAACTTTATGGTTATGAAGGTCTCACACGTTACGAAATCGACGAAGCAGGGTCTGGAGATATCGTTGCTATGGCAGGAATTCCAGATGTGTTCATCGGGGATACTGTTTGTGATCTTGGAAATCCACTTCCACTTCCAGCCATCCAAGTAGAAGAACCAACTGTTTCCATGTTCTTTATGGTCAACAACTCTCCATTTGCTGGTAAAGAAGGAAAGTTTGTAACGACAAGAAACCTTCGCGAACGCCTTGACCGCGAACTTGAAACAAACGTTGCCCTTCGTTTGGAAGAAACAGAAGACAAAGATCGTTTTAAAATTTTGGGTCGTGGGGAACTCCATTTATCTATCCTCATTGAAAACATGAGAAGGGAAGGATATGAACTCCAAGTATCTCGTCCTGAAGTCATCATCAAACAAAATGAAGCTGGTGAAAAGATTGAGCCATACGAAACACTTGTGATGGATCTTCCTGACCAATACTCGGGTGCTTGTATCCAGGAACTAAACCGCCGTAAAGGGGAACTCACCGGAATGGATGCTCATACTTCCGGAATCACTCGTGTGGAATATGTAATCCCCACTCGTGGTCTGATCGGATTCAGAGGGCATTTTATTTCAGAAACTCGTGGAGAAGGGGTAATGTCTAGTCGCTTCTTACGATTTGATAAATACAAAGGTGAGATTCCTGGTCGTAAAAACGGAGCTCTTATTTCTATGGACTCTGGGGAATCCACTGCTTATGCACTTTGGAAAGTTCAGGAACGTGGAGAACTATTCATTGAACCACAAGTAGCAGTGTATCCAGGGATGATTCTGGGAATGAATAGCCGTGATTCGGACTTAGAAGTAAACCCTGTGCGTGAGAAAAAATTAACCAACGTTCGTGCCTCTGGATCTGACGAAGCGATTCGTCTTGTTCCACCTAAGAGACTGACTTTGGAACAATCCATTGAATTTTTGGATGATGATGAACTTCTGGAAGTAACTCCAGCTAGTTTACGTCTTCGTAAAAAAGTTCTGGATGCAAGTATGAGAAAAAGATCCAGTGGTGGAAGATAG
- a CDS encoding AsmA family protein → MKKIGYGIGAFFGAILLIVIIALVFAGSFITPSFLVKQIESSINVRAHVESVNISLFNVLSGIEIEGIILAPRDEVANKGTPLEERKSKPKGLIQLGKADVKISFLALLTKTLKVNKIVLKKPEISLSMNEDGGNNLTSLFKTPKIVDGEKNPALSPEALAEKKAAEEEEAKEKASAPPSGPFSIKDIPIAIKMGLVGIQEGNIQVNMRKTGQQIQIQKLDLELKDIDIDGSDLSSHNNVNVNFDADVTIIGRNKKEAAKFILETEGKVTPFVVKTGLVNPKVIYEVTMKEDSFVSGFAAFDAIAGELPVLDQAGLKLDKLKEKAELKKDVSFKVEYSNGRVTFLDEPTFPTKNYDLQITKGSYIITTTNYHEMKMGMLYDEDESKKSLASLDEKIKQATKGQGDPRALRNKIVGNLIKDERLFIPFRTYGDIRNPNVELGVGLGTLTDLIGGAVKEVIKGKAADALKKIPGAGDALKGLGF, encoded by the coding sequence ATGAAAAAAATAGGTTATGGAATTGGTGCTTTCTTTGGTGCCATTCTCCTTATCGTAATCATCGCGTTAGTTTTTGCTGGGAGTTTTATCACCCCTAGTTTTCTTGTCAAACAAATCGAATCATCCATCAATGTAAGGGCCCATGTCGAATCAGTCAACATCAGTCTATTCAATGTTCTTTCGGGAATTGAAATTGAAGGAATCATCCTTGCCCCGCGTGATGAAGTGGCAAATAAAGGCACTCCACTGGAGGAAAGAAAATCAAAACCAAAAGGACTTATCCAATTAGGTAAAGCTGATGTTAAAATCTCTTTTTTAGCTCTACTGACTAAAACTCTAAAAGTAAACAAAATCGTTTTAAAAAAACCAGAAATTTCTCTAAGCATGAATGAAGATGGGGGAAACAATCTCACTTCTCTTTTTAAAACACCAAAGATCGTAGATGGAGAAAAGAACCCTGCACTTTCACCAGAAGCGTTAGCAGAAAAAAAGGCAGCTGAGGAAGAAGAGGCAAAGGAAAAAGCAAGTGCCCCACCATCTGGCCCATTTTCTATCAAAGACATTCCTATCGCCATCAAAATGGGACTTGTGGGCATCCAAGAAGGAAACATCCAAGTCAATATGCGTAAAACAGGTCAACAAATCCAAATTCAAAAATTGGACTTGGAACTAAAAGATATTGATATCGATGGAAGTGACCTTAGTTCGCATAACAATGTAAATGTGAATTTTGATGCTGACGTCACCATCATTGGAAGAAATAAAAAGGAAGCCGCAAAGTTCATTCTGGAAACGGAAGGAAAGGTAACCCCTTTTGTAGTCAAAACTGGTCTTGTGAATCCAAAGGTGATTTATGAAGTTACAATGAAGGAAGATTCTTTTGTTTCTGGATTTGCTGCTTTTGATGCTATAGCCGGCGAACTTCCTGTCTTAGATCAAGCTGGTTTGAAGTTGGATAAACTAAAAGAGAAAGCAGAATTAAAAAAAGATGTTTCTTTCAAAGTGGAATATAGCAACGGAAGAGTGACCTTTCTAGATGAACCAACATTTCCGACAAAGAATTATGACTTACAAATTACCAAGGGTTCTTACATCATAACCACCACTAATTACCATGAAATGAAGATGGGAATGCTCTATGATGAAGATGAATCCAAAAAATCCTTAGCCTCACTAGATGAAAAAATCAAACAAGCCACAAAAGGCCAAGGGGATCCGAGAGCCCTCCGAAATAAAATTGTGGGAAATCTGATTAAAGACGAAAGGCTTTTCATTCCTTTTCGAACCTATGGAGATATCCGTAACCCGAATGTGGAACTCGGTGTTGGTCTCGGAACTTTAACCGATTTAATTGGTGGTGCCGTAAAAGAAGTGATCAAAGGAAAAGCCGCCGATGCTTTGAAAAAAATTCCAGGTGCGGGTGATGCACTCAAAGGACTTGGATTTTAA
- a CDS encoding GAF domain-containing SpoIIE family protein phosphatase — protein MVDFKVSKRMLVNFRGQNKVVGGLTDKDKIAILLYISKEFANLDREDQLFSKVILICQEIFESDNTTLRLWDGEFLVPVKFVKETEPPRRNLVMGEGYSGSVFETKEPVLVNDLTRSAHFFDEGEKTKSVMCVPIMQKEEILGTLAVESERENFYITDDLEILEALTSQLALALYGVRLIEGLVTARAREAAILNQLEWDLKMGRNVQSQILPQDLSAWNGISFASHYEPMAEVSGDLVDIVRQGHSLTAINIDVSGHGIPAALVTMAIHHQFRRSVMAGLGLTEIMEELGEKLREQLPESTYFTAFMVRIFSDYTFGYVNAGHQRMLHYKAADDTFIQYDTKGVPLGILPVRKIDYEEKQGKLEPGDFLLLISDGFSEQRNHLKEEVGVDRILTWLQDEREKLVMEGRGKVDLKKLSSAFMERFRAYQGDVPNGDDLSFLFLYCGDSIPEASHYIQMAKQSNSKMKMEEAYAQALKAFSIDSSLKEILVFLGKMYYRDGKYSEAIRYLEEYLRTSGDNTAASHFMMGRAYYKAGLISEAKRALKMALSSDHSFAKASILLAQCYLKENAKPKAIKVLQQGVKNTPQSMELKTSLLRLEAHSQKAS, from the coding sequence ATGGTTGATTTCAAAGTTTCCAAACGAATGCTCGTCAACTTCCGCGGACAAAACAAAGTCGTGGGAGGATTAACAGACAAAGATAAAATTGCGATCCTTCTCTACATTTCCAAAGAATTTGCTAATTTAGATAGAGAAGACCAACTCTTTTCTAAGGTCATCCTGATCTGTCAGGAAATTTTTGAGTCGGACAATACAACACTCAGACTCTGGGATGGGGAATTCCTTGTTCCCGTTAAGTTTGTGAAAGAAACAGAGCCTCCTCGCCGCAACTTGGTGATGGGGGAAGGGTATTCCGGTTCTGTTTTTGAAACAAAAGAACCAGTGCTTGTGAATGATCTAACTCGCTCCGCTCATTTTTTTGATGAGGGAGAAAAAACCAAATCGGTAATGTGTGTTCCGATCATGCAAAAAGAAGAAATTCTGGGAACACTTGCCGTAGAAAGTGAACGTGAGAATTTTTATATCACTGATGACTTAGAAATTTTAGAAGCCCTTACTTCCCAACTAGCATTAGCTCTTTATGGAGTTCGACTCATTGAAGGACTTGTCACTGCAAGAGCAAGAGAAGCGGCAATCTTAAATCAGTTAGAATGGGATTTAAAAATGGGACGAAATGTCCAAAGTCAAATCCTCCCGCAAGACTTAAGTGCATGGAATGGAATTTCTTTTGCAAGCCACTATGAACCAATGGCGGAAGTGAGTGGAGATCTTGTTGATATTGTCAGACAAGGTCATTCGCTTACGGCAATTAACATTGATGTGTCGGGACATGGGATTCCTGCAGCTCTTGTAACTATGGCCATCCACCACCAATTCCGTAGATCGGTAATGGCAGGTCTTGGTCTTACTGAGATTATGGAAGAGCTTGGTGAAAAATTAAGAGAACAACTTCCGGAATCTACTTATTTCACTGCGTTTATGGTTCGTATCTTTAGCGATTATACGTTTGGGTATGTAAATGCAGGACACCAAAGAATGCTTCATTATAAAGCTGCTGATGATACTTTTATTCAGTATGATACAAAAGGTGTACCTCTTGGAATCCTTCCTGTAAGGAAAATTGATTATGAAGAAAAACAAGGAAAACTAGAACCTGGTGACTTTTTACTTCTGATCTCTGATGGATTTAGTGAACAAAGAAATCATTTAAAAGAAGAAGTGGGAGTGGATCGAATTCTCACTTGGTTACAAGACGAAAGAGAAAAATTAGTTATGGAAGGGCGTGGAAAAGTTGATTTGAAAAAACTTTCTAGTGCTTTTATGGAACGATTCCGTGCTTACCAGGGAGATGTTCCCAATGGTGACGATTTAAGTTTTCTTTTCCTCTACTGTGGAGACTCCATTCCAGAAGCTTCGCATTATATCCAAATGGCAAAACAGTCCAATTCCAAAATGAAAATGGAAGAGGCTTATGCTCAAGCTCTCAAAGCTTTCAGCATTGATTCTTCTTTAAAAGAGATTTTGGTATTTTTAGGAAAGATGTATTACCGAGACGGAAAATACAGCGAAGCCATTCGATATTTGGAAGAGTATTTAAGAACATCCGGAGATAATACAGCCGCATCACATTTTATGATGGGACGAGCTTATTACAAAGCCGGTTTGATTTCGGAAGCAAAACGAGCGTTAAAGATGGCACTATCAAGTGACCATAGTTTTGCAAAAGCAAGTATCTTACTTGCACAATGTTATTTGAAAGAAAATGCGAAACCAAAGGCAATCAAAGTATTGCAGCAAGGCGTAAAAAACACACCTCAAAGTATGGAACTAAAAACATCACTTTTAAGGTTAGAAGCTCATTCGCAGAAAGCTAGTTAA
- the proB gene encoding glutamate 5-kinase, whose translation MKTRKDFLNSLQKAKLIVIKIGSARVSGEESKINDFLYDLVGDIRSLRDQGKEVILVSSGAIAQGKKLLVDQAGDQSLPNGKTTLAEKQAFAAMGQNKLLNLYESFFSRVNIPIAQILFGRKDLNEEKSFTNLKQTFRQLLNWGILPIVNENDSVSTEEINLGDNDILSAIVASIVGADLLLILTGVDGFLKENSKIDLFTEITKETENLATGPSGPGTGGMFTKINAAKLLLPFGIKTGIVNGEKKHAISQFFETENMGTLIANPELPHQIPNASEIQTHFFSFQSE comes from the coding sequence ATGAAAACACGTAAGGACTTTTTAAACTCCCTCCAAAAAGCAAAACTCATTGTGATTAAAATCGGAAGTGCACGTGTTTCCGGTGAAGAATCTAAAATTAATGATTTTTTGTATGATCTTGTGGGCGATATTCGTTCCCTCAGAGACCAAGGGAAAGAAGTGATCCTTGTTTCTTCTGGAGCGATTGCTCAAGGAAAAAAACTTCTCGTAGACCAAGCGGGAGATCAGTCTCTTCCCAACGGGAAAACCACTCTCGCCGAAAAGCAGGCATTTGCTGCTATGGGTCAAAACAAACTCCTCAATCTTTATGAAAGTTTTTTTAGTCGAGTGAACATTCCCATTGCTCAAATTCTTTTTGGCAGAAAAGACTTAAACGAAGAAAAAAGTTTTACCAACCTCAAACAAACCTTTCGCCAACTACTAAATTGGGGAATTCTCCCCATCGTGAATGAAAATGATTCTGTTTCTACTGAAGAGATCAATTTAGGTGATAACGATATTCTTTCTGCAATTGTGGCGTCTATTGTGGGCGCGGATCTCCTTCTCATTCTCACAGGTGTGGATGGATTTTTGAAAGAGAATTCAAAGATTGATTTATTTACTGAGATTACAAAAGAAACAGAAAACCTAGCCACAGGGCCCTCTGGCCCTGGAACCGGTGGGATGTTTACTAAAATCAATGCCGCAAAACTTTTGTTACCATTTGGAATTAAAACAGGGATTGTTAACGGTGAAAAAAAACATGCAATTTCTCAGTTTTTTGAAACGGAAAACATGGGAACTTTAATCGCAAATCCTGAATTGCCTCACCAAATTCCCAATGCATCTGAAATCCAAACTCATTTTTTTTCCTTTCAGTCGGAGTAA
- the obgE gene encoding GTPase ObgE: MSGFIDEVPIQIRAGHGGAGSVHFHKEKFVEFGGPDGGDGGKGGDVIFLAEGRMMTLENYLPDRLYPAQDGEPGLGQNRNGKNGEDLVLKVPVGTQIFDSVTMELLYDFNADGESFTIATGGRGGKGNTFFKTSVQQAPRYSQPGEEGGELSLLLQLKLLADIGIVGLPNAGKSTLLAKITHAHPKIAGYAFTTLSPNLGVVHRHEDLFRYTVADIPGIIEGASRGVGLGISFLKHIERVQGILFLFDGSNLQLEEELEMLRSELGNYNESLLKKKYLLVINKMDIWDNDPGFTEEIQKNYSHLGEIICISADKESNLEYLLERIDKVFFEEKSKLVYENT, encoded by the coding sequence ATGAGCGGATTTATCGACGAAGTACCCATTCAAATTCGAGCCGGACACGGAGGGGCAGGTTCTGTCCATTTTCATAAAGAGAAGTTTGTGGAATTTGGTGGTCCCGACGGGGGTGATGGTGGCAAAGGTGGTGATGTGATCTTTCTTGCGGAAGGTCGGATGATGACTTTGGAAAATTACCTTCCCGATCGTTTGTACCCAGCACAAGATGGAGAACCAGGGCTCGGTCAAAATCGAAATGGCAAAAATGGTGAAGATCTGGTTCTAAAAGTCCCTGTGGGAACCCAAATCTTTGATTCGGTAACGATGGAACTCCTCTATGATTTTAATGCAGATGGGGAAAGTTTTACCATTGCCACTGGGGGACGGGGCGGAAAAGGAAATACTTTTTTTAAAACTTCTGTACAACAGGCTCCCCGCTACAGCCAACCCGGAGAGGAAGGTGGTGAACTTTCCTTATTATTACAACTCAAACTTCTTGCTGATATAGGAATTGTAGGATTACCTAATGCCGGTAAGTCTACTTTACTCGCCAAAATCACACATGCGCATCCAAAAATTGCGGGTTATGCCTTTACTACCCTTTCCCCTAACCTTGGTGTGGTGCATAGACACGAAGATTTGTTTCGGTATACGGTAGCAGATATTCCTGGAATCATTGAAGGAGCATCTCGGGGTGTAGGTCTTGGGATTAGTTTTCTCAAACATATTGAACGAGTCCAAGGGATTTTGTTTTTGTTTGATGGAAGTAACTTACAATTAGAAGAAGAATTGGAAATGTTACGAAGTGAGCTTGGTAATTACAACGAATCTCTACTAAAGAAAAAATACCTACTTGTGATCAATAAAATGGATATTTGGGACAACGATCCAGGTTTTACAGAAGAGATCCAAAAGAACTATTCTCATTTAGGGGAAATCATTTGTATTTCTGCAGATAAAGAATCCAATTTAGAGTATCTTCTGGAACGGATCGACAAAGTTTTTTTTGAAGAAAAATCAAAGTTAGTTTATGAAAACACGTAA
- the rplU gene encoding 50S ribosomal protein L21 has protein sequence MFAIIELGAKQFKVSPDQVFVAEKTGNSVGSTVETKVLLLSDNNKVNIGAPALSGAKVTLKVLEDCKGDKIHGFKYKKRKNYKKSWGHRQQLQKLQVVSING, from the coding sequence ATGTTCGCCATCATTGAACTTGGAGCCAAACAATTTAAAGTGTCTCCTGACCAGGTATTCGTCGCAGAAAAAACAGGAAACTCGGTTGGAAGCACAGTAGAAACGAAAGTCCTACTCCTTTCCGATAATAACAAAGTCAACATTGGAGCACCAGCACTTTCCGGTGCGAAAGTGACTTTGAAAGTATTAGAAGACTGCAAGGGTGACAAAATCCACGGTTTCAAATACAAAAAAAGAAAAAACTACAAGAAGTCTTGGGGTCATAGACAACAACTCCAAAAACTCCAAGTAGTGTCCATCAACGGATAA
- the rpmA gene encoding 50S ribosomal protein L27: protein MATKKGGGSTKNGRDSVSKRLGVKVYGGQFAIAGNIIVRQRGTEYKPGKNVGIGRDHTLYALVDGVVTFEHVTRERQQISVYPKV, encoded by the coding sequence ATGGCTACAAAGAAAGGTGGTGGATCCACAAAGAACGGTCGTGATTCGGTATCAAAGAGACTTGGTGTAAAAGTTTACGGTGGTCAATTTGCCATTGCTGGGAACATTATTGTTCGCCAAAGAGGAACTGAATACAAACCCGGAAAAAACGTAGGGATTGGTCGTGACCATACTCTTTACGCACTTGTTGACGGTGTTGTGACTTTCGAACATGTAACTAGAGAAAGACAACAAATCTCCGTTTACCCGAAAGTGTAA